A genomic region of Candidatus Binatus sp. contains the following coding sequences:
- a CDS encoding acyl-CoA dehydrogenase family protein, with amino-acid sequence MDFGLSEEQQQLKESARAFLSGECAGAFVRKIMAADDGYPRELYAQIAKLGWSGLVVPEKFGGAGLGMLDMAMILEEGGYAAMPGPFLFSSVLAASALKLGGSEQLNSKWLTALAEGKAIGTVAIVERAASIDPVDIAAVAAKDGARWRLNGAKMFVPYANVADFIVVAAKNDAGEILLFVVDTKAPGVTTRLLKNLDLTRRVSSVELTGAPAERLSGGTDLFAKLIDVAAVAIAADSLGGTERALEMAVEYSKVREQFGKPIGSFQALKHAAAEIVAELEPARAMLWYAAYAQDTGAADASRTAAMAKARLCDIYSRGTDRAVLMHGGIGFTWEHDMHLWFKRARFNESCFGSPAYHRERVAALDAY; translated from the coding sequence TCAGCGAAGAACAACAGCAGCTCAAGGAAAGCGCGCGCGCGTTTCTCAGCGGCGAATGCGCCGGCGCGTTCGTGCGCAAAATAATGGCCGCCGATGACGGCTATCCGCGCGAACTCTACGCCCAGATTGCCAAGCTCGGATGGAGCGGGCTCGTCGTTCCCGAGAAATTCGGCGGCGCGGGACTCGGGATGCTCGACATGGCGATGATTCTCGAAGAGGGCGGCTACGCTGCGATGCCGGGGCCGTTTTTGTTCTCGTCCGTGCTTGCGGCCAGCGCGCTCAAACTCGGCGGCTCCGAGCAGCTCAATTCAAAATGGCTCACCGCGCTCGCCGAGGGCAAAGCAATCGGCACGGTCGCGATCGTCGAGCGCGCCGCCAGCATCGATCCAGTTGACATCGCGGCAGTCGCGGCGAAAGACGGCGCCCGATGGCGTCTCAACGGCGCCAAGATGTTCGTGCCGTATGCCAACGTCGCCGATTTCATCGTCGTCGCCGCCAAAAACGATGCTGGTGAAATTCTTCTGTTCGTCGTCGATACAAAAGCGCCGGGCGTGACGACCCGTTTGCTCAAGAATCTCGATCTGACGCGGCGCGTCTCGAGCGTCGAGCTCACGGGCGCTCCCGCCGAGCGGCTTAGCGGCGGAACCGATCTCTTCGCGAAACTAATCGACGTCGCTGCCGTCGCCATCGCTGCCGACTCGCTCGGCGGCACCGAGCGCGCGCTCGAGATGGCGGTGGAATACTCGAAAGTCCGCGAGCAGTTCGGCAAACCGATCGGATCGTTCCAAGCGCTCAAGCACGCCGCGGCCGAAATCGTCGCCGAGCTGGAACCCGCGCGCGCGATGCTCTGGTACGCCGCCTACGCTCAGGATACCGGCGCGGCAGACGCATCGCGCACGGCTGCGATGGCGAAAGCGCGCCTGTGCGATATCTACAGCCGCGGCACCGACCGCGCGGTGCTGATGCACGGCGGAATCGGCTTCACCTGGGAGCACGATATGCATCTGTGGTTCAAGCGCGCGCGCTTCAACGAGTCCTGCTTCGGCTCGCCCGCGTACCATCGCGAGCGCGTCGCCGCGCTGGACGCGTATTGA